The following coding sequences are from one Pseudomonas oryzae window:
- a CDS encoding response regulator, with translation MTSDTAERRQTLLLVDDEPSNLQVLRHILQDSYRLLFARDGDKAIELACREQPDLILLDVMMPGMTGYQVCRVLKREPATRGIPVIFITALTDTDDEAEGFEAGAVDYITKPVSPLIVKARIRTHLSLVRVDELRETRLQIVQRLGMAAEYKDNETGLHVIRMSHYSRLLALAAGLGEDEAEDLLHAAPMHDVGKIGIPDAILRKPGKLDADEWRVMREHARIGAKIIGEHPGGLLKMAHNIALCHHEKWDGSGYPHGLRGEAIPLEARIVAIADVFDALTSERPYKQAWSVEEAVALIRSEAGRHFEPRLVQLFIDSCLPQVLEVRELWKEREVSCASA, from the coding sequence ATGACCAGCGACACCGCCGAACGACGCCAGACACTCCTTCTTGTCGATGACGAGCCGAGCAACCTGCAGGTGCTGCGGCACATCCTGCAGGACAGCTACCGCCTGCTGTTCGCCCGCGACGGCGACAAGGCCATCGAACTGGCCTGTCGCGAGCAGCCCGACCTGATCCTGCTCGACGTGATGATGCCGGGCATGACCGGCTACCAGGTGTGCCGGGTGCTCAAGCGCGAGCCGGCGACCCGGGGCATCCCGGTGATCTTCATCACCGCCCTGACCGATACCGACGACGAGGCCGAGGGCTTCGAGGCCGGTGCGGTGGACTACATCACCAAGCCGGTCAGCCCGCTGATCGTCAAGGCGCGGATCCGCACCCACCTGTCGCTGGTGCGGGTCGACGAGCTGCGCGAGACCCGCCTGCAGATCGTCCAGCGCCTGGGCATGGCCGCCGAGTACAAGGACAACGAGACCGGCCTGCACGTGATCCGCATGAGCCACTATTCGCGCCTGCTGGCGCTGGCCGCCGGCCTCGGCGAGGACGAGGCGGAGGACCTGCTGCACGCTGCGCCCATGCACGACGTGGGCAAGATCGGCATCCCCGATGCCATCCTGCGCAAACCCGGCAAGCTGGATGCGGACGAGTGGCGGGTGATGCGCGAGCACGCGCGCATCGGCGCGAAGATCATCGGCGAACACCCTGGCGGCCTGCTGAAGATGGCGCACAACATCGCCCTCTGCCACCACGAGAAGTGGGACGGCAGCGGCTATCCCCACGGCCTGCGCGGCGAGGCGATTCCGCTGGAAGCGCGCATCGTGGCGATCGCCGACGTGTTCGACGCCCTGACCAGCGAGCGCCCGTACAAGCAGGCGTGGAGCGTGGAGGAGGCGGTCGCGCTGATCCGCAGCGAGGCCGGCCGCCACTTCGAGCCGCGGCTGGTGCAGCTGTTCATCGACAGCTGCCTGCCGCAGGTGCTGGAGGTCAGGGAGTTGTGGAAGGAGCGCGAGGTCAGCTGCGCATCAGCCTGA
- a CDS encoding PilZ domain-containing protein codes for MEEQIDTPTRIEHPGECLSLLEGLCQPGGASLLFAAQPGQPHPVVLMELVPEEGLVIDISAVPELAGRIGRGDPFYLCGQVDGAMLRTPGLSVLERREVEGRVQYLCAYPQWLELMHRRSSYRAELRSDMLVPVELQLQEDAGSLRGRLVNLSLGGCLVELPAREAVRIEGPQLLDRLVLNFPGGQRLELAARICHMHGELDWQHLRFGCQFLGVSGDQERRLWLYVREIEREKARSSHAGSRALQPSALFTRRTPAAQALLAASNPLPGSSIGRRLGRVAGYLDTQLIKLRLGAAVDSRQLSRHADLLLDLLATDRDALLFAVQHQPDEPLLVQHGIALAVRMADMAQARNLPRQAIKTIVAAALVHDLGKALLSADLRQARHLDAGQRQAFGSHVGLLRERLESCKWLAGPVLDAVVGSINERLDGSGYPQAMPGERLGELARMATVIDVIDAMSRPRADRAPLPIDAIYRHLQTSSAQLDPQWSQRYMRHFGLIPIGSLVRFASGQLAWVRRLDGDGRVAQVQLTASPVFTPQLSGPLLSDAELSGLGQIENPMVPELE; via the coding sequence ATGGAAGAGCAAATCGACACGCCCACCCGGATCGAGCATCCCGGTGAGTGCCTGTCCCTGCTTGAGGGGCTCTGCCAGCCGGGCGGCGCCTCACTGCTGTTCGCGGCGCAGCCGGGACAGCCGCATCCGGTGGTGCTGATGGAGCTGGTTCCGGAGGAGGGGCTGGTGATCGATATCAGCGCCGTACCGGAGCTGGCCGGGCGAATCGGTCGCGGGGATCCCTTCTATCTGTGCGGCCAGGTCGATGGCGCCATGCTGCGCACCCCCGGCCTCAGCGTGCTGGAACGCCGCGAGGTGGAGGGCCGGGTGCAGTATCTGTGCGCCTATCCGCAGTGGCTGGAGCTGATGCACAGGCGCAGTTCCTATCGGGCCGAACTGCGCAGCGACATGCTGGTGCCGGTCGAGCTGCAGCTGCAGGAGGACGCGGGCAGCCTGCGCGGACGCCTGGTCAACCTGTCGCTGGGCGGCTGTCTGGTCGAGCTGCCGGCCAGGGAGGCGGTGCGTATCGAGGGGCCGCAGCTGCTCGATCGGCTGGTACTCAATTTCCCCGGCGGCCAGCGTCTCGAGCTGGCGGCGCGGATCTGTCACATGCACGGCGAACTGGACTGGCAGCACCTGCGCTTCGGTTGCCAGTTCCTCGGCGTGAGCGGCGACCAGGAGCGCCGCCTGTGGTTGTACGTGCGCGAGATCGAGCGGGAAAAGGCGCGCTCCAGCCATGCCGGCAGCCGGGCCTTGCAGCCCTCGGCGCTGTTCACCCGGCGCACGCCGGCGGCGCAGGCGCTGCTTGCCGCCAGCAATCCGCTGCCCGGCAGCAGCATCGGCCGCCGCCTGGGACGGGTGGCGGGCTACCTGGACACCCAGCTGATCAAGCTGCGCCTCGGCGCGGCCGTCGACTCCAGGCAGCTGTCGCGCCACGCCGACCTGCTGCTCGATCTGCTGGCCACCGATCGTGATGCCCTGCTGTTCGCCGTGCAGCATCAGCCGGACGAACCGCTGCTGGTGCAGCACGGCATCGCCCTGGCGGTGCGCATGGCGGACATGGCCCAGGCGCGCAATCTGCCGCGTCAGGCGATCAAGACGATAGTCGCCGCGGCCCTGGTGCATGACCTGGGCAAGGCCCTGCTGTCGGCCGATCTGCGTCAGGCCAGACACCTGGATGCCGGCCAGCGCCAGGCCTTCGGTAGTCACGTCGGCCTGCTGCGCGAGCGCCTGGAGAGCTGCAAGTGGCTGGCCGGGCCGGTGCTGGATGCCGTGGTCGGCTCGATCAACGAGCGTCTGGATGGCAGCGGCTACCCGCAGGCGATGCCGGGCGAACGGCTGGGCGAGCTGGCGCGCATGGCCACGGTGATCGATGTGATCGACGCCATGAGCCGCCCGCGTGCCGACCGTGCGCCGCTGCCGATCGACGCCATCTATCGCCACCTGCAGACCAGTAGCGCTCAGCTCGATCCGCAGTGGAGCCAGCGCTACATGCGCCACTTCGGCCTGATCCCGATCGGCAGCCTGGTGCGCTTCGCCAGCGGCCAATTGGCCTGGGTGCGCCGTCTGGACGGCGACGGGCGGGTGGCCCAGGTGCAGCTGACGGCCAGCCCGGTCTTCACGCCCCAGCTGAGCGGGCCGTTGCTCAGCGATGCCGAGCTGTCAGGACTGGGGCAGATCGAGAACCCCATGGTGCCGGAGCTTGAGTGA
- a CDS encoding PAS domain-containing hybrid sensor histidine kinase/response regulator: protein MSGAWPSEPLFFMVLGILALGAVAVLLDGLRSDWRNREVPDMDGAPASVTHADEPASQMAAIHRVMAVIEFDLEGCILTANQNFLDLFGCRLEEIRGQPHSIFCPLEVAHSQDYRELWERLRRGEYENGEYRRLALDGRELWIQASYHPIFPAAGGPGKVVKFASDISFHRELEAQLLEAKEHAERAAAAKSAFLANMSHEIRTPMNAIIGFTELLLGTRLDETQRHHLQTVQHSARSLLALLNDILDTAKLERGVVELEMVDFSLRELAERACAVLRPNAAAKGLALTLQYAPELGEHFRGDPLRIQQVLLNLLGNAIKFTPQGEVSLHVQAEGERVCLVVRDTGIGIAGDRLQKIFEPFAQADATMSRRFGGTGLGTTIARQLVELMGGGIEVHSQPGVGSTFRVSLPLLSAQTLPRQPVASLPRLPPLHMLVVDDVEQNLELLALSLGRLGHRISVARDGAQALAALTGGRFDLVLMDVQMPGTDGLAASRQWRAHEQAHGLPRTPLIALTASVMERDRQAAREAGMDGFAAKPVELELLLAEIARVVGNAPPATCAEPVAAPVSDAACPLEDSCPAATCTSADCPLLGVQALLERLERAWRRGELDDQALRQLVARLDPQGDSACLAALLSAVNEFEFDRALQLLEVLQSRLETLPEGQPA, encoded by the coding sequence ATGAGCGGCGCCTGGCCAAGCGAGCCGCTGTTCTTCATGGTGCTTGGCATTCTGGCGCTGGGGGCGGTGGCCGTGCTGCTGGACGGACTGCGTAGCGATTGGCGGAACAGGGAGGTACCGGATATGGATGGCGCGCCCGCCAGTGTGACGCACGCCGATGAGCCGGCCAGCCAGATGGCGGCCATTCATCGGGTCATGGCGGTGATCGAGTTCGACCTCGAGGGCTGCATCCTCACCGCCAACCAGAACTTTCTCGATCTGTTCGGCTGTCGCCTGGAGGAGATCCGCGGGCAGCCGCACAGCATCTTCTGTCCGCTGGAGGTGGCGCACAGCCAGGACTATCGGGAGCTGTGGGAGCGGCTGCGGCGTGGCGAGTACGAGAACGGCGAGTATCGCCGGCTGGCCCTCGACGGCCGCGAGCTGTGGATCCAGGCTTCCTACCATCCGATCTTTCCGGCCGCCGGCGGGCCGGGCAAGGTGGTCAAGTTCGCCAGCGACATCAGCTTCCATCGCGAGCTGGAGGCGCAGCTGCTCGAGGCCAAGGAGCATGCCGAGCGGGCCGCCGCCGCCAAGAGCGCCTTTCTGGCCAACATGAGCCACGAGATCCGCACGCCGATGAACGCCATCATCGGCTTCACCGAGCTGCTGCTCGGCACCCGCCTGGACGAGACCCAGCGCCACCACCTGCAGACCGTGCAGCACTCGGCGCGCTCGCTGCTGGCCCTGCTCAACGACATCCTCGATACGGCCAAGCTCGAGCGCGGCGTGGTCGAGCTGGAGATGGTCGACTTCTCGCTGCGCGAGCTGGCCGAGCGGGCCTGCGCGGTGCTGCGTCCCAACGCCGCCGCCAAGGGCCTGGCGCTGACGCTGCAGTATGCGCCGGAGCTGGGCGAGCACTTCCGCGGCGATCCGCTGCGCATCCAGCAGGTGCTGCTCAACCTGCTCGGCAACGCGATCAAGTTCACCCCGCAGGGCGAGGTGAGCCTGCACGTGCAGGCCGAGGGCGAGCGGGTATGCCTGGTCGTGCGCGACACCGGTATCGGCATCGCCGGCGACCGTCTGCAGAAGATCTTCGAGCCCTTCGCCCAGGCCGACGCGACCATGAGTCGGCGCTTCGGCGGCACCGGCCTGGGCACCACCATCGCTCGCCAGCTGGTCGAGCTGATGGGCGGTGGCATCGAGGTGCACAGCCAGCCCGGGGTGGGCAGCACCTTCAGGGTCAGCCTGCCGCTGCTCTCGGCGCAGACGCTGCCGCGGCAGCCGGTCGCCAGCCTGCCGCGCCTGCCGCCGCTGCACATGCTGGTGGTCGACGACGTGGAGCAGAACCTGGAGCTGCTGGCGCTCAGCCTGGGACGGCTCGGCCATCGCATCAGCGTCGCCCGCGACGGTGCCCAGGCCCTGGCGGCATTGACCGGTGGGCGCTTCGACCTGGTGCTGATGGACGTGCAGATGCCGGGCACCGATGGCCTCGCCGCCAGCCGCCAGTGGCGCGCCCACGAGCAGGCGCACGGCCTGCCGCGCACCCCGCTGATCGCCCTGACCGCCAGCGTGATGGAGCGCGACCGCCAGGCCGCCCGCGAGGCGGGCATGGACGGTTTCGCCGCCAAGCCGGTGGAGCTGGAGCTGCTGCTGGCCGAGATCGCCCGCGTCGTCGGCAACGCTCCGCCCGCAACCTGCGCTGAACCCGTCGCCGCGCCGGTGAGCGACGCCGCATGCCCGCTGGAAGACAGCTGCCCGGCGGCGACGTGCACTTCCGCCGATTGTCCGCTGCTCGGGGTACAGGCGCTGCTCGAACGCCTGGAGCGCGCCTGGCGCCGCGGCGAGCTGGACGACCAGGCGTTGCGCCAGTTGGTCGCCAGGCTCGATCCGCAGGGCGACTCGGCCTGCCTCGCCGCCCTGCTGAGTGCGGTAAACGAATTCGAATTCGACCGGGCTCTGCAGCTCCTGGAAGTGCTGCAGAGCCGGCTGGAGACATTGCCCGAGGGCCAGCCCGCATGA
- a CDS encoding flagellar protein FlaG, which produces MTTPPSLDVIQLFPFPTEQAALSVSPPSESPSVIASEPRNEPSTREPTQGGAAQLAASLQQLNAGLQSFGIEFEFSEPGNHLVTRVVDRESGELIRQIPSEEVLRMAQRMENRIGLLLQEKA; this is translated from the coding sequence ATGACAACACCGCCCTCTCTCGACGTCATCCAGCTGTTTCCCTTTCCCACCGAGCAGGCCGCGCTGTCTGTATCTCCCCCCAGCGAGTCGCCGAGTGTCATCGCCAGCGAACCACGCAACGAGCCCTCGACCAGGGAGCCCACCCAGGGGGGCGCCGCGCAGCTGGCGGCCAGCCTGCAGCAACTGAACGCCGGACTGCAGAGTTTCGGTATCGAGTTCGAGTTCAGCGAGCCCGGCAATCATCTGGTCACCCGGGTGGTGGATCGCGAGAGCGGCGAGCTGATCCGCCAGATTCCCAGCGAGGAGGTTCTGCGCATGGCGCAGCGCATGGAGAACCGGATCGGCCTGCTTCTCCAGGAAAAGGCCTGA
- a CDS encoding flagellin N-terminal helical domain-containing protein encodes MSVINTNITSVIAQKNLTSSKSALTTAMERLSSGLRINSAKDDAAGQAITNRMTAQVKGLAQAQRNANDGISVAQTAEGALNQVNDNLQRIRELSVQASNGTNSGDDLTSIQNEIGQRLEEINRISKETSFNGVNVLAGDKELSIQVGAQDGQTIKINLKEINAETLNLKGFNVDGKAEIANKAASLSDLKLASNVTEAVADKQYTLKTDNTAVSAADALGKLANAGTATFNGTNNAYGTAATGGTYTYDSAKDSFTYGATGVTETNAAAALTPKAGEAPRSAKIEIGGTAMDVLITNTGDITSKDGKALFIDSSGNLTATTSGTAGTDYVEATVGRLTNAMATDASDIDGNGFDVSTTDISTAKITLDDGSTLTGTNNAGVNVAGAKISRSELLAAAEANTAQDLSFQTTVGGVAAQTVTISSNGGTTTVKSGGNTVRADANGALTTAATTDTTLHVRDNGKVTDTDGVQYFVGQDGKLTTAETTKGTKTENPLKTIDAALKQIDSLRSDLGAVQNRFESAITNLSTNETNITAARSRIQDADYAVEVGNMTRAQILQQAGTSVLAQANQLPQGVLSLLR; translated from the coding sequence ATGTCCGTGATCAACACCAACATCACTTCTGTGATCGCACAGAAGAACCTGACCAGCTCCAAGAGCGCCCTGACCACCGCCATGGAGCGCCTGTCCTCCGGCCTGCGCATCAACAGCGCCAAGGACGATGCCGCCGGCCAGGCCATCACCAACCGCATGACCGCCCAGGTCAAGGGTCTGGCCCAGGCCCAGCGCAACGCCAACGACGGCATCTCCGTCGCCCAGACCGCCGAAGGCGCGCTGAACCAGGTCAACGACAACCTGCAGCGCATTCGCGAGCTGAGCGTGCAAGCTTCCAACGGCACCAACTCCGGCGACGACCTGACCTCGATCCAGAACGAGATCGGTCAGCGCCTGGAAGAGATCAACCGCATCTCCAAGGAAACCAGCTTCAACGGCGTGAATGTGCTGGCTGGCGATAAGGAGCTGAGCATCCAGGTTGGCGCTCAGGATGGCCAGACCATCAAGATCAACCTGAAGGAAATCAATGCCGAAACCCTGAACCTGAAGGGCTTCAACGTTGACGGCAAGGCCGAAATCGCCAACAAGGCCGCCTCCCTGTCCGACCTCAAGCTGGCCAGCAATGTCACTGAAGCCGTTGCCGACAAGCAGTACACCCTGAAGACTGACAATACCGCTGTCAGCGCAGCCGACGCCTTGGGCAAGCTGGCCAACGCTGGCACTGCAACTTTCAACGGCACCAACAACGCCTACGGTACTGCTGCAACTGGCGGCACCTACACCTATGACAGCGCCAAGGACTCCTTCACCTACGGCGCTACTGGCGTGACCGAAACCAATGCCGCCGCTGCCCTGACCCCGAAAGCCGGTGAAGCTCCCCGCTCGGCCAAGATCGAGATCGGCGGCACTGCCATGGACGTGCTGATCACCAATACCGGTGACATCACCAGCAAAGACGGCAAGGCGCTGTTCATCGACAGCTCCGGCAACCTGACCGCAACCACCTCGGGCACTGCTGGTACCGACTACGTTGAAGCCACTGTTGGGCGCCTGACCAATGCTATGGCTACTGATGCCTCGGACATTGATGGCAACGGCTTTGACGTCAGCACTACCGACATCTCCACTGCCAAGATCACCCTGGATGATGGCAGCACCCTGACCGGTACCAATAACGCCGGGGTCAACGTGGCCGGCGCCAAGATCAGCCGCAGCGAGCTGCTGGCTGCCGCCGAAGCCAACACCGCCCAGGATCTCTCTTTCCAAACTACAGTTGGCGGCGTTGCCGCTCAGACAGTCACCATCAGCAGCAACGGCGGCACCACCACCGTGAAGTCCGGTGGCAACACCGTCCGTGCCGACGCCAACGGTGCTCTCACCACCGCAGCGACCACCGACACCACCCTGCATGTGCGCGACAATGGCAAGGTCACCGACACTGATGGCGTCCAGTACTTTGTCGGTCAGGACGGCAAGCTGACCACTGCCGAAACCACCAAGGGCACCAAGACCGAGAACCCGCTGAAAACCATCGACGCCGCCCTGAAGCAGATCGACTCCCTGCGCTCCGACCTCGGTGCCGTGCAGAACCGCTTCGAGTCGGCGATCACCAACCTGAGCACCAACGAGACCAACATCACCGCCGCTCGTTCGCGCATCCAGGACGCCGACTACGCCGTGGAAGTGGGCAACATGACCCGTGCGCAGATCCTCCAGCAGGCCGGTACCTCGGTGCTGGCCCAGGCCAACCAGCTGCCGCAGGGCGTGCTGTCCCTGCTGCGCTAA
- a CDS encoding putative bifunctional diguanylate cyclase/phosphodiesterase, producing MQSTAPLHRDAYILVVDDSSVNVKLLLALLEHYGYTNSQGINDPRWVEPMLEEQLPDLILLDINMPHLSGHDILAWLKTRWGDQAPPVIVLTAQTSRDTRMQALDLGARDFLTKPFDQQEVMQRIRNSLEVHFLLKERNDRAILLQNLVEERTAAIARLSREDPVTGLPNRRALLAQLEASLQDKAPAALYFIALEGMDDIARLHGYATSETLSLRLRDRLLERFAPQATVGVWNTNKWLVIAQQPMLADRLDEQARSLLHCITQPFGIDQVQVRLDARIGISHTEMPHESADHLLRLAALALPDTSAEWRLYHSSIEDDLQKRTRLHEALRAALDNQEFFLVYQPKIELASGRVIGAEALLRWVHPTLGFVSPADFIPMAEDSGEILRIGEWVIERAIRQLEEWLATRQVAPNFRLAVNVSVQQLTRPDFARNLLNRLLRSRLPAGALEVEVTESGLMQNVELARDQLRLLSRHSVPVAIDDFGTGHSSLAYLKTLPVSVLKIDRAFVSNMDTEPQDSRLAETVIDMARNFGCITVAEGVEKPEQAEMLRDMGCELAQGYWYSAPLKVEQFVEFCAGREQQAIA from the coding sequence ATGCAGTCAACCGCCCCGCTCCACAGGGACGCCTATATCCTGGTGGTCGACGACAGCTCGGTGAACGTCAAGCTGCTGCTGGCCCTGCTCGAGCACTACGGCTACACCAACAGCCAGGGCATCAACGACCCGCGCTGGGTCGAGCCGATGCTCGAGGAGCAGTTGCCCGACCTGATCCTGCTCGACATCAACATGCCGCACCTCAGCGGCCACGACATCCTCGCCTGGCTGAAGACCCGCTGGGGCGACCAGGCGCCGCCGGTGATCGTGCTCACCGCACAGACCAGCCGCGACACCCGCATGCAGGCCCTCGATCTCGGCGCGCGGGACTTCCTCACCAAGCCGTTCGACCAGCAGGAAGTCATGCAGCGCATCCGCAACTCCCTCGAGGTGCACTTCCTGCTCAAGGAGCGTAACGACCGCGCCATCCTCCTGCAGAACCTGGTGGAAGAACGCACCGCCGCCATCGCCCGTCTGTCCCGCGAAGACCCGGTCACCGGCTTGCCCAACCGCCGCGCCCTGCTCGCCCAGCTCGAAGCCAGCCTGCAGGACAAGGCGCCGGCGGCGCTGTACTTCATCGCCCTGGAAGGCATGGACGACATCGCCCGCCTGCACGGCTACGCCACCAGCGAGACTCTCAGCCTGCGCCTGCGCGACCGCCTGCTCGAACGCTTCGCGCCGCAGGCCACCGTGGGCGTGTGGAACACCAACAAGTGGCTGGTCATCGCCCAGCAGCCGATGCTCGCCGACCGCCTCGACGAGCAGGCCCGCAGCCTGCTGCACTGCATCACCCAGCCCTTCGGCATCGACCAGGTGCAGGTCCGCCTCGACGCGCGCATCGGCATCAGCCACACCGAAATGCCGCACGAGTCGGCCGACCACCTGCTGCGCCTGGCGGCGCTCGCCCTGCCGGACACCAGCGCGGAGTGGCGCCTGTACCACTCGAGCATCGAGGACGACCTGCAGAAACGCACGCGCCTGCACGAGGCCCTGCGCGCCGCCCTGGACAACCAGGAATTCTTCCTCGTCTACCAGCCCAAGATCGAACTGGCCAGCGGCCGGGTCATCGGCGCCGAGGCCCTGCTGCGCTGGGTACACCCGACCCTGGGCTTCGTCTCGCCGGCCGACTTCATTCCCATGGCCGAAGACAGCGGCGAGATCCTGCGCATCGGCGAATGGGTGATCGAGCGCGCAATCCGCCAGCTCGAGGAATGGCTGGCCACCCGCCAGGTGGCACCGAACTTCCGCCTGGCGGTCAACGTCTCGGTACAGCAACTGACCCGCCCGGACTTCGCCCGCAACCTGCTCAACCGCCTGCTGCGCAGCCGCCTGCCGGCCGGCGCGCTGGAAGTCGAGGTCACCGAATCGGGCCTGATGCAGAACGTCGAACTGGCCCGCGACCAGCTGCGCCTGCTGTCCCGCCACAGCGTACCGGTGGCCATCGACGACTTCGGCACCGGCCACTCCTCGCTGGCCTACCTGAAGACCCTGCCGGTCTCGGTGCTGAAGATCGACCGCGCCTTCGTCAGCAACATGGACACCGAACCCCAGGACAGCCGCCTGGCCGAAACCGTGATCGACATGGCGCGCAACTTCGGCTGCATCACCGTCGCCGAAGGCGTGGAGAAACCGGAACAGGCGGAAATGCTCCGGGACATGGGCTGCGAACTGGCCCAGGGCTACTGGTATTCGGCGCCGCTGAAGGTGGAGCAGTTCGTGGAGTTCTGTGCGGGGCGGGAGCAGCAGGCGATTGCCTGA
- a CDS encoding OmpA/MotB family protein encodes MSEQATEGTENGAGSTTAIPAKQALLMRQRELEAELAHARQVAGRARRKTGGDEVLATEPEEESWLLTYLDMMTLMLVLLVVMLAFAGKGALDGLRQASSHLRPAHEGVLPASDGLLPETALQVPSPLPSKAPVDPLKGLPLDQLGDDIDVVVNESTVSFRISSEILFSSGQADLSLAGLAVLKRLVPVLNSSDHRIAVEGHTDSVPVRSGRYPSNWELSGSRAGGVVRYLEANGVASERLRAVGYADTRPLGDNATAEGRASNRRVELIMEAPGS; translated from the coding sequence ATGAGCGAACAGGCGACCGAGGGCACCGAGAACGGTGCCGGCAGCACGACGGCGATCCCCGCCAAGCAGGCGCTGCTGATGCGCCAGCGCGAGCTGGAGGCCGAGCTGGCCCATGCGCGGCAGGTGGCCGGGCGGGCCAGACGCAAGACGGGCGGCGACGAGGTGTTGGCCACCGAGCCGGAGGAGGAGAGCTGGCTGCTCACCTACCTGGACATGATGACCCTGATGCTGGTGCTGCTGGTGGTCATGCTGGCCTTCGCCGGCAAGGGCGCGCTGGACGGGCTGCGCCAGGCGTCCAGCCACCTGCGGCCGGCCCACGAGGGGGTGCTGCCGGCCAGCGACGGCCTGCTGCCGGAGACGGCCCTGCAGGTGCCGTCGCCCCTGCCGTCCAAGGCGCCGGTCGATCCGCTCAAGGGCCTGCCGCTGGACCAGCTCGGCGACGACATCGACGTGGTGGTCAACGAGAGCACGGTGAGCTTCCGCATCAGCAGCGAGATCCTGTTCAGCTCCGGCCAGGCCGATCTCAGCCTGGCCGGTCTGGCGGTGCTCAAGCGCCTGGTGCCGGTGCTCAACAGCAGCGACCACCGCATCGCGGTGGAAGGGCACACCGACTCGGTGCCGGTGCGCAGTGGCCGCTATCCGTCCAACTGGGAGCTGTCCGGTTCGCGGGCGGGCGGGGTGGTGCGCTATCTGGAGGCCAACGGCGTGGCCAGCGAGCGCCTGCGCGCGGTGGGCTATGCCGACACCCGGCCGCTGGGCGACAACGCTACAGCCGAGGGTCGGGCGAGCAACCGGCGCGTCGAGCTGATCATGGAGGCGCCTGGTTCATGA
- a CDS encoding motility protein A: MNPSTLIGILSSVALLAVVLMFSAEDPALFLDLPSLGIVLVGTMAATFISYPLGEVLRVFGLFATVMRNEKLYTRDDMEELVNISRLWMSGNLRQIEEALQHVRNPFLRTGVQLVVDNTPEEDIIELLQWRISRLRAREHAEAQLFRVMASFAPAFGMVGTLVGLVNLMFLLGDGDMTAIGRQMAIALITTFYGVLLANLVFKPVAVKLERRTEQRVVVMNMVVQGISMMCNKRSPGLMRETLKSFMAQYQDEINDGGAGARSADGRRA, from the coding sequence ATGAATCCCTCCACGCTAATCGGCATCCTTTCCAGCGTCGCGCTGCTGGCGGTGGTGCTGATGTTTTCCGCCGAGGATCCGGCCCTCTTCCTCGACCTGCCCAGCCTGGGCATCGTGCTGGTGGGCACCATGGCGGCCACCTTCATCAGCTACCCGCTGGGCGAGGTGCTGCGGGTGTTCGGCCTGTTCGCCACGGTGATGCGCAACGAGAAGCTGTACACCCGCGACGACATGGAGGAGCTGGTGAACATCTCGCGGCTGTGGATGTCCGGCAACCTGCGCCAGATCGAGGAGGCGCTGCAGCACGTGCGCAATCCCTTCCTGCGCACCGGCGTCCAGCTGGTGGTCGACAACACGCCCGAGGAGGACATCATCGAGCTGCTGCAGTGGCGCATCTCGCGCCTGCGCGCGCGCGAGCATGCCGAGGCGCAGCTGTTCCGGGTGATGGCCAGCTTCGCGCCGGCGTTCGGCATGGTCGGCACCCTGGTGGGCCTGGTCAACCTGATGTTCCTGCTCGGCGACGGCGACATGACCGCCATCGGTCGGCAGATGGCGATCGCGCTGATCACCACCTTCTACGGCGTACTGCTGGCCAACCTGGTGTTCAAGCCGGTGGCGGTGAAGCTGGAGCGGCGCACCGAGCAGCGCGTGGTGGTGATGAACATGGTGGTGCAGGGCATCTCGATGATGTGCAACAAGCGCAGCCCGGGGCTGATGCGCGAGACGCTGAAGTCGTTCATGGCCCAGTACCAGGACGAGATCAACGACGGCGGCGCCGGGGCGCGCAGCGCCGATGGCCGCCGAGCCTGA
- a CDS encoding Hpt domain-containing protein, with translation MTQELHSPTNGQMVLDTELLGTLEAVLGEDLQDVVAFFCSNLPDMIDTLLHSLRAGDHEPIQQQAHRLKGSAGSMGALALSSLAQEIEQLARQRRAIPACRADALSALAAATHSALGERYQRQAQASTDAPLCPRPLGTE, from the coding sequence ATGACGCAAGAGCTGCATTCCCCCACGAACGGGCAGATGGTGCTGGACACCGAGCTGCTCGGCACCCTCGAAGCCGTGCTGGGAGAGGATCTGCAGGATGTGGTCGCCTTTTTCTGCAGCAATCTGCCCGACATGATCGACACCCTGCTGCACAGCCTGCGCGCGGGCGATCACGAGCCGATCCAGCAGCAGGCGCACAGGCTGAAGGGCAGCGCCGGCAGCATGGGCGCCCTGGCGCTGTCGAGCCTGGCGCAGGAAATCGAGCAACTGGCGCGCCAGCGGCGGGCGATCCCGGCTTGCCGGGCCGACGCGCTCAGCGCGCTGGCTGCCGCCACGCACAGCGCCCTCGGCGAGCGCTACCAGCGGCAGGCTCAAGCCTCCACTGACGCCCCCCTCTGCCCCCGCCCCCTCGGCACGGAGTGA